A DNA window from Pseudomonas wuhanensis contains the following coding sequences:
- a CDS encoding sodium:proton antiporter, which produces MMVAAFWVMALVLFAVATRVGRHFGLIPIVSQLLLATFGLPLLMYFWIEPGWHLSGADLISPDWLKNLYSLSFALLLGHILSDVIDLRLERQSLKIALPSFCIPFACGLATAVWLLPPQPWISSLAVGLLFAITAIPVLYLYLRHINYPPAATRRLVQTAILIDLTCWTLFAFAQGSLHLSSLLLPLAGACLPLLLRLAGLRHPLLHSGCFFALLVVAEHFKLNALIFGIGYLLCMAALKVPLVLPLSTAWMSRLQTWIAIPLILTFGIVQINVHSALDSLGAVQLAALLLLPIASKLMGNWLGLGWAGTSFEGASRWRESLLLNIRGLSEIVFLNLLLQQQLISPALYFALMLMGLIATLLPALAGMHRTPLNIAAPARSTRANS; this is translated from the coding sequence ATGATGGTCGCCGCGTTCTGGGTGATGGCGCTGGTGTTGTTCGCCGTGGCCACCCGCGTCGGTCGTCATTTCGGTCTGATTCCGATCGTCAGCCAGTTGCTGCTGGCGACGTTCGGCCTGCCATTGCTGATGTACTTCTGGATCGAACCGGGCTGGCACCTCAGCGGTGCCGACCTGATCTCGCCGGACTGGCTGAAGAACCTCTACAGCCTGAGCTTTGCCTTGCTGCTGGGGCACATCCTCAGCGACGTGATCGACCTGCGCCTGGAACGTCAGAGTCTGAAAATCGCCCTGCCGAGTTTCTGCATTCCGTTTGCCTGCGGGCTGGCGACAGCGGTCTGGCTGTTGCCGCCGCAGCCGTGGATCAGCTCGCTGGCGGTCGGTCTGCTGTTCGCCATCACTGCGATTCCGGTGTTGTACCTGTACCTGCGACACATCAACTACCCGCCCGCTGCCACCCGACGCCTGGTGCAGACCGCGATCCTGATCGACCTGACCTGCTGGACCCTGTTCGCGTTCGCCCAGGGCAGCCTGCACCTGAGCAGCCTCTTGCTGCCGCTGGCCGGTGCCTGTCTGCCGTTGTTGCTGCGACTGGCCGGGTTGCGCCACCCCTTGCTGCACAGCGGCTGTTTCTTCGCGCTGCTGGTGGTCGCCGAACACTTCAAACTCAATGCGCTGATCTTCGGCATCGGCTATCTGCTGTGCATGGCCGCGCTCAAGGTGCCATTGGTGCTGCCGTTGTCGACGGCGTGGATGAGCCGTTTGCAGACCTGGATCGCCATCCCGCTGATCCTCACGTTCGGCATCGTGCAGATCAACGTGCACAGCGCCCTCGACAGTCTCGGCGCAGTGCAACTGGCCGCGCTCCTGCTGTTGCCGATCGCCAGCAAACTGATGGGCAACTGGCTGGGCCTCGGCTGGGCAGGCACCTCGTTTGAAGGTGCCAGCCGCTGGCGGGAAAGCCTTTTACTGAATATTCGTGGCTTGAGCGAGATCGTCTTCCTCAACCTGCTGCTGCAACAACAGCTCATCAGCCCGGCGCTGTATTTCGCGCTGATGTTGATGGGCCTGATCGCAACCCTGCTGCCGGCACTGGCCGGCATGCACCGAACCCCTTTGAACATCGCCGCCCCGGCAAGGAGCACCCGTGCCAACAGTTGA
- a CDS encoding NAD(P)/FAD-dependent oxidoreductase — MPTVEMERRQVLVIGAGPSGAIAAALLKRKGHDVLMIERQHFPRFSIGESLLSHCLDFVEEAGMLEAVNAAGFQRKNGAAFAWGDQYSAFDFGDTFSNGKPTTFQVQRADFDKLLADQAEFQGVDVRYGEAIVSADFSLPKPQLDVLREDGSQYRVEADFVLDASGYGRVLPRLLDLEAPSNFPVRQAVFTHVEDCIDNPAFDREKILITTHPTQRDIWFWTIPFSNGRCSVGVVAAAEHFEGRTDNLDDCLRGFIAETPSLAGVLNNAVWDTPARTIGGYSANVKTLHGPGFALLGNAAEFLDPVFSSGVTIAMRSASMAAGVLHRQLQGESVDWQTEFAEPLKRGVDTFRCYVEGWYAGTFQDVIFYQGGTAEIRRMISSILAGYAWDERNPFVSEPKRRLRMISDLCAQDPT, encoded by the coding sequence GTGCCAACAGTTGAAATGGAACGTCGTCAGGTACTGGTAATCGGCGCCGGCCCCTCGGGCGCCATCGCCGCCGCGCTGCTCAAGCGTAAAGGTCATGATGTGCTGATGATCGAGCGCCAGCATTTCCCACGGTTTTCCATCGGTGAAAGCCTGCTGTCCCACTGCCTGGATTTCGTCGAAGAAGCTGGCATGCTCGAGGCAGTCAATGCTGCCGGTTTCCAGCGCAAAAACGGGGCGGCATTCGCTTGGGGCGATCAGTACAGCGCCTTCGATTTCGGCGATACGTTCAGCAACGGCAAGCCGACGACGTTCCAGGTCCAACGCGCCGACTTCGACAAGCTGCTGGCCGATCAGGCTGAGTTTCAGGGTGTCGATGTCCGTTACGGCGAAGCCATCGTCAGCGCCGATTTCAGCCTGCCTAAACCGCAGCTCGACGTGCTTCGCGAAGACGGTAGCCAATACCGCGTCGAGGCGGACTTTGTGCTCGATGCCAGCGGCTACGGTCGCGTGCTGCCACGCTTGCTGGACCTTGAAGCACCGTCGAACTTCCCGGTGCGCCAAGCCGTGTTCACCCATGTCGAAGACTGTATCGACAACCCGGCTTTCGACCGGGAGAAAATCCTCATCACCACCCATCCGACCCAGCGTGATATCTGGTTCTGGACCATCCCGTTCAGCAACGGCCGTTGCTCGGTGGGCGTAGTGGCGGCCGCCGAACACTTCGAAGGCCGCACCGACAATCTGGACGACTGCCTGCGCGGCTTCATTGCTGAAACCCCAAGCCTGGCCGGTGTGCTGAACAATGCCGTATGGGATACACCCGCGCGGACCATCGGCGGCTATTCGGCCAACGTCAAAACCCTGCACGGTCCCGGTTTCGCCCTATTGGGCAATGCGGCGGAATTTCTCGACCCGGTATTCTCCTCCGGCGTGACCATCGCCATGCGTTCGGCGAGCATGGCCGCCGGGGTGCTGCACCGCCAACTGCAAGGTGAAAGCGTCGATTGGCAGACCGAGTTCGCCGAACCGCTCAAGCGCGGCGTCGACACCTTCCGTTGCTACGTTGAAGGCTGGTACGCGGGGACCTTTCAGGACGTGATTTTCTATCAGGGCGGTACAGCGGAAATCCGCCGCATGATCAGCTCGATCCTCGCGGGTTACGCCTGGGATGAACGCAACCCGTTCGTCAGCGAACCCAAACGTCGACTGCGGATGATCTCGGACCTTTGTGCACAGGATCCGACATGA